In the Hordeum vulgare subsp. vulgare chromosome 7H, MorexV3_pseudomolecules_assembly, whole genome shotgun sequence genome, one interval contains:
- the LOC123412854 gene encoding putative receptor protein kinase ZmPK1 translates to MVISSVSSNMDAHSIPLLLLNFIHLFLRISAREFLSPGSYLSVEDSSDVLHSPDGTFICGFNNISKNASVFSIWFSNTAEKTVVWSANHFHPVYSWGSQVMLGTDGRMIVKDYNGQLVWENNVNSSSKAEQAQLLDTGNLIVKGQGDIILWQSFGSPTDTLLPYQNITSATKLVSTHRLLLVGRYSFHFDDQHLLTLFYDEKDISFIYWPDPRMSVWEKRRNSFNSTTIGVLDSWGYFLGSDNLTIKAADWGSKVMRRLTLNYDGNLRLYSLNKTDGSWSVTWMAYPQTCSVRGLCGMNGICVYTPGPACACSPGHEIVDPTDRSKGCRPKFNLSCDGQEMFVKLPSTDFRGNDQSSHNLVSLDTCKKICLNDCNCKGFSYLQATGDCYPKWSLVGGVTSPYIRRSMYLKFPKTFQVSDSSIPHSQPFGSRYVPNCSAKSEYFTVDFLDQPKNTQSGLKSQYLYLLYGFLLAIFCVEVIFVALGCWFMLRRESKQLTGVWPAEVGYEMITNHFRRYTYKELQRATQKFKDQIGCGASGHVYKGVLKDKRAVAVKRLADINQGGEEFQHELSVIGKIYHMNLVRVWGFCSDGPHRILVLEYVENGSLDKTLFSSTRLLEWSERFKIALGVAKGLAYLHHECLEWVIHCDLKPENILLDDNLQPKISDFGLAKLVNRSGSNKNVSRIHGTRGYIAPEWVSSQPITAKVDVYSFGVVLLELLKGARVSDWASNADEEVEMVFGRVIRMLAENLMLEGGQQLWIADFIDLRLNGQFDSLQARAMFKLAVSCVEEDGRQRPTMENVVRMLLSVA, encoded by the coding sequence ATGGTCATCTCGAGTGTCTCATCAAACATGGATGCACACTCTATTCCTCTGCTACTACTAAATTTCATTCATTTATTTTTGCGCATCTCCGCTCGTGAATTTCTCTCGCCAGGCTCTTATCTCTCTGTGGAGGACAGCTCTGACGTTCTCCATTCACCAGATGGTACTTTCATCTGTGGCTTCAACAACATTTCCAAAAATGCTTCCGTCTTCTCTATTTGGTTCTCCAACACAGCCGAGAAGACTGTCGTCTGGAGTGCAAATCATTTCCACCCCGTGTACTCCTGGGGCTCCCAAGTCATGCTAGGCACAGATGGAAGAATGATTGTAAAAGATTATAATGGCCAACTCGTGTGGGAAAACAATGTCAACTCTTCCTCAAAAGCCGAACAAGCTCAGCTGCTGGACACTGGGAATCTCATTGTGAAGGGCCAAGGTGATATCATTCTATGGCAAAGCTTTGGTTCTCCTACTGATACACTGCTTCCATATCAGAATATTACTAGTGCTACAAAGTTGGTATCTACTCATAGGTTACTTCTTGTTGGGCGTTACAGCTTCCATTTTGATGATCAACATTTACTCACACTATTTTATGATGAGAAGGATATATCTTTTATCTATTGGCCGGATCCAAGAATGAGTGTGTGGGAAAAGCGAAGAAACTCATTCAATAGCACCACAATTGGGGTCCTTGATAGCTGGGGGTATTTTCTTGGAAGTGACAATTTAACTATTAAGGCTGCTGATTGGGGTTCCAAGGTTATGAGAAGGCTAACATTGAATTATGATGGCAATCTTAGATTATACAGTCTAAACAAGACAGATGGAAGTTGGTCGGTCACATGGATGGCATATCCTCAGACCTGCTCTGTACGTGGTCTGTGTGGCATGAATGGAATATGTGTGTATACACCTGGTCCAGCTTGTGCATGTTCCCCTGGACACGAGATCGTCGACCCAACTGACCGGAGCAAAGGTTGCAGGCCAAAATTCAATCTCAGCTGTGACGGCCAGgagatgtttgtgaagcttcctagcACTGATTTCCGAGGTAATGATCAAAGTAGCCATAACTTAGTTTCACTTGATACTTGCAAGAAGATATGCTTGAACGACTGCAACTGCAAAGGTTTCTCATACCTGCAAGCAACTGGAGATTGCTATCCAAAGTGGTCCCTTGTCGGCGGTGTAACCAGTCCGTATATTCGGCGTTCTATGTATCTCAAGTTTCCTAAGACATTCCAGGTCTCGGATTCCTCAATTCCTCACTCGCAACCTTTTGGTTCTAGGTATGTTCCTAACTGTAGTGCAAAGAGCGAATATTTCACTGTAGATTTTCTGGATCAACCGAAGAATACTCAGAGTGGATTAAAATCACAGTACTTGTACTTATTGTATGGATTCTTGTTAGCGATATTTTGTGTGGAGGTAATATTTGTGGCACTAGGGTGCTGGTTTATGTTGAGAAGGGAGAGCAAGCAGTTAACAGGAGTATGGCCAGCTGAGGTTGGCTATGAAATGATAACCAACCATTTCCGCAGATACACTTACAAGGAGTTGCAAAGAGCGACTCAAAAGTTCAAGGATCAAATTGGGTGTGGCGCATCTGGTCATGTATACAAGGGGGTcttaaaagacaagagggcagtaGCGGTGAAAAGGTTGGCAGACATAAACCAAGGCGGAGAAGAATTCCAACATGAACTCAGTGTGATTGGAAAGATTTACCATATGAATCTGGTGAGGGTATGGGGTTTTTGTTCGGATGGCCCACACAGGATATTGGTTTTGGAGTATGTTGAGAATGGTTCTTTGGATAAAACTTTGTTTAGTAGCACAAGGTTACTTGAATGGAGTGAAAGGTTTAAGATTGCTTTAGGGGTGGCAAAAGGATTGGCCTATCTTCATCACGAATGCTTGGAGTGGGTTATCCATTGTGACTTGAAGCCTGAAAATATACTGTTGGACGACAACTTACAGCCGAAGATCAGCGACTTTGGCCTGGCAAAACTTGTAAATAGGAGCGGATCCAACAAAAATGTATCGAGAATCCATGGAACTAGAGGTTACATAGCTCCTGAGTGGGTTTCTAGCCAGCCAATAACGGCGAAGGTTGATGTCTACAGCTTCGGCGTGGTTCTTCTGGAACTGCTGAAGGGGGCTCGTGTTTCAGACTGGGCATCAAATGCGGACGAGGAAGTGGAAATGGTCTTTGGAAGGGTCATCAGGATGCTTGCAGAAAATCTAATGCTGGAGGGTGGCCAACAGTTATGGATAGCCGACTTCATTGACTTAAGGTTGAACGGCCAGTTCGACAGCTTGCAAGCAAGGGCGATGTTCAAGTTGGCTGTTTCATGTGTAGAAGAAGATGGTAGACAAAGGCCCACCATGGAAAATGTTGTGCGGATGCTTCTTTCGGTTGCTTGA